Proteins encoded in a region of the Bombiscardovia apis genome:
- the ruvC gene encoding crossover junction endodeoxyribonuclease RuvC has product MIICGVDPGLTRCGVGVIEARASRQLSFVHVDVVRSDPEQSQDLRLLTIYNGLAEKIDQFSPDVVSIERVFAQANRNTVLGTAQAAGLAMLAAAQRGIPVALHTPTEVKLAVTGNGQAEKIQVERMVARILRLDRLPKPADAADALAQAMCHALRPSGALQGGEREQHLTQAQRQWAQAQHSNRRRGSVQRDM; this is encoded by the coding sequence GTGATTATCTGTGGCGTCGACCCGGGGCTTACTCGCTGCGGTGTCGGCGTCATAGAAGCTCGGGCTTCTCGGCAGTTATCCTTTGTCCACGTCGACGTGGTCAGGTCTGACCCTGAGCAGTCGCAAGATTTGCGCTTGCTGACGATTTACAACGGTTTAGCCGAAAAAATCGACCAATTCAGCCCAGATGTTGTCTCCATCGAGCGCGTATTCGCTCAAGCCAATAGGAACACGGTATTGGGCACGGCTCAGGCTGCCGGTTTGGCTATGCTTGCCGCTGCCCAGCGTGGGATTCCCGTGGCTTTGCATACGCCTACTGAGGTTAAACTCGCCGTAACGGGCAATGGGCAGGCCGAGAAAATTCAGGTCGAACGTATGGTGGCCCGCATATTGCGTCTGGACCGTTTGCCTAAGCCTGCTGATGCAGCTGATGCCCTTGCGCAGGCAATGTGCCACGCCCTGCGACCTTCTGGTGCCTTGCAAGGCGGAGAGCGGGAGCAACACCTAACGCAGGCCCAGCGGCAGTGGGCTCAGGCTCAACACAGTAATCGGCGACGCGGTTCAGTCCAAAGGGACATGTAG
- the ruvA gene encoding Holliday junction branch migration protein RuvA, with translation MLAMLTGAVAMIESGLAVIDVSGVGYEVRMPNSDLAALTTGKQVTVFTSLNVSQDAVTLYGFLSQTSKGLFIQLQKVSGVGPRVALSLLSTLTPKALAQAVELGDAAALAKAPGLGKKGAQKIILELSGKVDLEQGDKAESASALDNGSNQVVQGLISLGWQQKDAERVVQEVCKEDSYQLPLSSSDVPLVLKASLTRLDRGR, from the coding sequence ATGCTGGCTATGCTCACAGGGGCGGTCGCTATGATCGAGAGCGGTCTGGCGGTCATCGATGTATCTGGCGTCGGCTACGAAGTACGCATGCCCAATTCGGACTTGGCTGCTTTAACAACTGGCAAGCAGGTTACAGTCTTCACTTCGCTCAACGTTTCTCAAGACGCTGTGACACTTTACGGTTTTCTCTCTCAAACTTCTAAAGGCTTGTTTATTCAATTACAGAAGGTGAGCGGTGTTGGGCCACGTGTGGCACTGTCGCTCTTATCTACGCTCACGCCCAAAGCTTTGGCTCAGGCAGTAGAGCTGGGCGATGCAGCTGCCTTGGCCAAAGCTCCGGGCTTGGGTAAAAAGGGAGCCCAGAAGATTATTCTTGAATTGTCGGGCAAGGTCGATTTGGAGCAGGGCGATAAGGCTGAAAGCGCCAGCGCCCTCGACAATGGCAGCAATCAGGTTGTTCAAGGCCTCATTTCCCTGGGATGGCAACAAAAAGACGCAGAGCGGGTTGTTCAAGAAGTCTGCAAGGAAGACTCTTACCAGTTGCCGCTGAGCAGTTCGGATGTGCCGCTAGTGTTAAAGGCCTCTCTTACCCGGTTAGACAGGGGTCGCTAA
- the pgsA gene encoding phosphatidylinositol phosphate synthase has translation MFEHLRGPWKRAIAPIARGIVHLGITANGVTIIGAVGTVLVAFIAGFTGWLLPGAIVLAILVAFDSLDGSVASMTGGGTQFGAFLDSTLDRIADWAVLAAVIIFMHRHEMAWQAAGHNDIDVWAQVGIYAALFAVMTSFVTSYARARAEAEGYEAKNGIATRSDRLVIILVGMALTGAGLSIAWLSCFLLLLDILGIITVWQRIRTVKTAMNRSPKPADPNHK, from the coding sequence ATGTTTGAGCATTTACGAGGTCCCTGGAAGCGTGCAATTGCACCAATCGCGCGCGGAATAGTGCATCTAGGGATCACTGCTAACGGCGTTACAATTATTGGCGCAGTTGGCACAGTGCTGGTTGCATTTATTGCAGGTTTCACCGGTTGGCTCCTCCCGGGCGCTATAGTGTTAGCGATTTTGGTTGCTTTTGATTCGCTTGATGGCTCGGTCGCTTCTATGACCGGAGGCGGCACTCAGTTCGGCGCCTTTCTAGATTCCACCTTGGATCGCATTGCTGATTGGGCAGTTTTAGCTGCGGTCATTATTTTCATGCATCGGCATGAGATGGCATGGCAGGCAGCTGGGCATAATGATATCGATGTCTGGGCTCAAGTTGGTATATACGCAGCCCTCTTCGCTGTTATGACCTCCTTCGTTACTTCCTACGCTCGTGCGCGTGCTGAAGCAGAAGGTTATGAAGCGAAAAATGGCATTGCAACGCGCTCCGACCGTTTAGTGATTATCTTGGTAGGTATGGCACTCACCGGTGCAGGACTTTCAATTGCATGGCTGTCATGCTTCCTGCTCTTGCTCGATATTCTTGGCATTATTACTGTTTGGCAGCGCATTCGCACTGTCAAAACGGCTATGAATCGTTCGCCCAAGCCCGCAGACCCCAATCACAAGTAG
- a CDS encoding glycosyltransferase family 4 protein gives MNNDMPLQTPGITEPVEPARDPLKGRKLRVGIISPYSFETPGGVQLHIRDFAQQLIDSGHQVEVLAPGRRTADMPLWVHTTGSSFSIPYNGSVANLSYFGFAGRETRQWVRQGRFDILHLHEPEVPSLSHKPLIRGFAPCPYVATFHASFDSYPFALKLAQPYLRAYLANIRQAICVSDAAYETAGRYLDSNIAVQVIPNGIKAKFFAQAQPRDSWQGTSRKPTIGFLGRMGEERKGFRVFAQAAQSLLVQYPQARFLCAGDGQDDAKKIAHSISSGLEDRMEFLGRISDQEKAELYRSLDVYVAPQTGGESFGIVLAEAMAAGCPVVASDLPAFRAVSQEGVSALHFSNGNGHACAEQITRVLTDLSIRKHLQEAALARAQSYDWDRVSEQILSVYARALHI, from the coding sequence ATGAATAATGATATGCCCTTACAAACTCCCGGAATAACCGAGCCTGTTGAACCGGCTCGCGATCCCTTGAAGGGGCGCAAACTTAGAGTTGGTATCATCTCCCCGTACTCGTTTGAGACACCGGGCGGGGTGCAGCTGCATATTCGAGACTTTGCTCAGCAGCTGATTGACAGCGGACACCAGGTTGAGGTATTAGCCCCGGGCAGACGCACTGCTGACATGCCGCTGTGGGTGCATACGACAGGTTCTTCATTTTCGATACCATACAACGGTTCCGTAGCCAATTTGAGCTATTTTGGGTTTGCAGGCCGTGAAACACGACAATGGGTGCGGCAGGGGCGATTCGATATTCTGCACTTACACGAACCAGAAGTACCTAGTCTGAGCCACAAGCCACTCATTCGGGGCTTTGCTCCTTGCCCATATGTGGCAACTTTTCACGCTTCGTTCGATTCGTATCCTTTTGCTTTGAAGCTTGCACAACCCTATTTACGAGCGTACTTAGCTAATATTCGGCAAGCTATTTGCGTGAGTGATGCTGCTTATGAAACCGCTGGAAGGTATTTAGACTCCAACATTGCGGTTCAAGTTATTCCAAATGGCATCAAAGCGAAGTTCTTTGCTCAAGCTCAGCCTCGCGATAGTTGGCAGGGTACTTCTCGGAAACCAACAATTGGATTTTTAGGCAGAATGGGGGAGGAGCGCAAGGGTTTTCGCGTTTTTGCTCAGGCTGCACAGTCTTTACTTGTTCAGTATCCTCAAGCACGCTTCTTATGCGCTGGGGATGGCCAAGACGATGCCAAGAAAATTGCGCATTCTATAAGTTCCGGTCTCGAGGATCGTATGGAGTTTCTTGGGCGTATCAGTGACCAAGAAAAGGCAGAGTTGTATAGAAGCTTAGACGTATATGTAGCGCCGCAGACTGGCGGCGAGTCTTTTGGCATAGTCTTGGCGGAAGCTATGGCTGCCGGTTGTCCTGTCGTTGCCTCTGATTTGCCAGCTTTCCGGGCCGTATCGCAAGAGGGGGTGAGCGCTCTTCACTTCAGCAATGGTAATGGTCATGCCTGCGCCGAGCAAATTACTCGTGTCTTGACTGATCTGAGCATACGAAAACACTTACAAGAGGCAGCTCTAGCCCGAGCACAGAGTTATGACTGGGATCGTGTTAGCGAGCAGATTTTATCTGTTTATGCGCGGGCTCTCCATATCTAG
- a CDS encoding YebC/PmpR family DNA-binding transcriptional regulator, protein MSGHSKWATTKHKKAAIDAKRGKLFAKLIKNIEIAARTGGGDPDGNPTLYDAIVKAKKSSVPADNISRAVKRGSGEEAGAANYESIVYEGYAPAGVGLIIECLTDNRNRAAAEVRSTLTKNGGSLAQNGSVSFNFERKGQIEVPAQGADFDTVFEKAAEAGAEDVQDNGETYTVFTEPSDLVAVRKALQDAGIDYDSADLVLNPKTEVSLDLDAARKVSKLVDNLDDLDDVQDIYSNWTATDEVMAQLDEE, encoded by the coding sequence ATGTCAGGGCATTCCAAGTGGGCGACCACGAAGCATAAGAAGGCTGCCATCGACGCTAAGCGCGGCAAGCTCTTCGCGAAGTTAATCAAGAACATTGAAATTGCAGCCCGCACTGGCGGCGGCGACCCCGACGGTAACCCTACGCTCTACGACGCAATCGTGAAGGCGAAGAAGTCTTCAGTTCCAGCAGACAACATCAGCAGGGCCGTCAAGCGTGGTTCGGGTGAAGAGGCTGGTGCAGCCAACTATGAGTCGATCGTCTACGAGGGCTATGCTCCCGCAGGTGTCGGCCTCATCATTGAGTGCTTAACTGACAACCGCAATCGTGCAGCTGCTGAGGTGCGCTCTACGCTCACCAAGAACGGCGGCTCTTTGGCACAAAACGGTTCGGTTTCCTTCAACTTTGAGCGCAAGGGCCAGATTGAAGTTCCTGCTCAGGGCGCAGACTTCGACACAGTCTTTGAAAAAGCTGCCGAGGCTGGCGCAGAAGATGTGCAAGATAATGGTGAGACCTACACGGTCTTTACCGAACCCAGCGACTTGGTTGCAGTCCGTAAGGCTCTACAAGATGCCGGCATAGACTACGATTCCGCTGATTTGGTGCTTAACCCCAAGACCGAGGTGAGCTTGGATCTTGACGCAGCGCGCAAGGTTTCTAAGCTGGTTGACAACTTAGACGATCTTGACGATGTGCAAGACATCTACAGCAACTGGACTGCAACTGACGAAGTCATGGCCCAGTTAGACGAGGAATAG
- a CDS encoding MIP/aquaporin family protein: MMEPDTSIQSLALLKPTTVSAIRVAAECVGTFLLCFAIYAASSWGRLSTGASSIAVALTWVFAVIAVGTLFGKVSGAHFNPAVTFAAMFTAQIGWLEGLCYIVGQLIGAIGAGAAVVYLLPLTGENAGKVWLPGAVNGFDQGSPLHDTLQQYNLSFNITMAIAAELVACLIVVGTSVATLRSDGREQDGHVWKMAMAYAAGAMITYPLTGAGMNPARSTGIALFARGKGLSADPIQQLLIFWICPFLAAAVVGLVTILYHMLLDNAQTRLDTAPETPIDMPDVLLNNAEAEEDNFTDESNPELILDVEEVEVDESANGEKPDSEQPSENNAEVEPSQDKQDTQVSHHKADSQAKADNEVESD, from the coding sequence ACTGTGCTTCGCCATCTACGCAGCCTCGTCTTGGGGCCGCCTATCTACTGGCGCTTCTTCTATCGCGGTTGCTCTTACTTGGGTGTTCGCTGTCATCGCAGTTGGTACGCTCTTCGGTAAGGTGTCCGGCGCACATTTCAATCCCGCCGTGACATTTGCTGCTATGTTCACTGCCCAAATCGGCTGGCTGGAAGGCCTGTGCTATATCGTAGGTCAGCTCATTGGCGCTATTGGTGCTGGTGCAGCTGTAGTCTACTTGCTGCCGCTTACCGGTGAGAATGCTGGCAAAGTTTGGCTGCCTGGAGCAGTGAACGGTTTCGACCAGGGTTCGCCTTTACACGACACCTTGCAGCAATACAACCTGAGCTTTAACATAACGATGGCGATTGCGGCCGAGCTAGTAGCTTGCCTCATCGTGGTCGGCACTTCGGTTGCAACCCTACGCTCTGATGGCCGCGAGCAAGACGGTCACGTATGGAAAATGGCCATGGCATACGCTGCCGGCGCTATGATTACCTATCCTCTTACCGGAGCAGGAATGAACCCGGCTCGTTCCACGGGTATCGCTCTCTTCGCCCGCGGCAAGGGACTCAGCGCTGATCCTATCCAGCAACTGCTCATTTTCTGGATTTGCCCATTCTTGGCAGCAGCCGTCGTCGGACTGGTCACCATCTTGTATCACATGCTGCTCGATAATGCGCAAACCCGGCTTGATACCGCTCCTGAGACCCCTATCGACATGCCTGACGTCTTGCTCAACAATGCTGAAGCTGAAGAAGATAACTTCACCGATGAATCTAATCCCGAACTGATACTTGATGTGGAAGAAGTTGAGGTTGACGAATCAGCCAATGGAGAAAAGCCTGATAGCGAACAACCATCCGAGAACAACGCAGAGGTTGAGCCCTCACAAGATAAACAAGATACTCAGGTAAGTCACCACAAGGCCGATTCCCAAGCCAAGGCAGACAACGAAGTCGAATCCGACTGA
- a CDS encoding cell division protein PerM, protein MARSKRALRGIYAAATALAIFVVAVGSCIALILLVISMEEGGASLSDQSLSVTQAVVLLSQGNGFSAGALKLTIIPLGLTLVLVSLLVTCVRRFGMSWEGFASGGLLWLIVSFLFQQIQGFILVDTTFIIACRSALVYCLAYAIAGVRSGKFSKWLASSPYGSLPSGLRLAITQGVHVAVWLIAIFVLMGALTVVVWIALYHDAVGKLFVLSEMGTSSRILTSLAAIVWLPNLIIWALSWLTGGGFYIGELASFTLWTGQGEALPPIPIFGLFPEAVTSSVQRIILLVLPTIVTGIVALLTLLTKRGFDMLASLRKQGLRQIDTRLVTTFLYSCISLVITGLIVLLALGLAFFCSNGDLGEHRLKGVGVHVTESAAVFARDISVGLLAPWLMLLLVSALVLLWNSTIDSLHRSVTLVSAVPASLNSYESSDKSQTRISGTDTSSQPSHTVQTVNKTSHSDAPGQSSGQ, encoded by the coding sequence ATGGCAAGATCGAAACGTGCCCTGCGAGGCATCTACGCCGCCGCTACCGCACTAGCAATATTCGTGGTGGCAGTTGGTTCCTGTATAGCGCTGATTCTTCTGGTTATTTCGATGGAAGAGGGAGGTGCTTCGCTTTCTGATCAGTCCTTGTCTGTAACACAAGCTGTCGTTCTGCTCAGCCAAGGCAATGGGTTTTCAGCTGGCGCTTTAAAGCTCACCATCATCCCGTTAGGGCTTACGCTCGTTCTTGTCTCTCTATTGGTTACTTGTGTACGCAGATTTGGTATGAGCTGGGAAGGTTTTGCATCGGGTGGTTTGCTATGGCTGATAGTCAGCTTCCTCTTCCAACAGATTCAAGGCTTTATACTCGTTGATACCACGTTCATTATAGCGTGCCGATCGGCTCTAGTGTATTGCTTAGCTTATGCTATTGCCGGGGTGCGCTCAGGAAAGTTTTCCAAGTGGTTGGCGAGTAGTCCATACGGAAGCTTGCCCTCGGGACTTCGTCTAGCCATTACTCAAGGCGTACACGTTGCCGTATGGCTCATTGCTATTTTTGTGCTTATGGGTGCATTGACGGTAGTGGTTTGGATAGCGCTCTACCATGACGCCGTGGGTAAACTGTTTGTTCTATCTGAAATGGGTACCAGCTCAAGAATACTGACTTCTCTTGCTGCGATTGTATGGTTGCCAAATTTAATTATCTGGGCACTCTCTTGGTTGACGGGCGGCGGGTTTTATATCGGCGAATTAGCTAGTTTTACATTATGGACTGGTCAGGGTGAAGCGCTACCGCCAATCCCCATTTTTGGATTATTTCCGGAGGCAGTGACTAGTTCAGTTCAGCGCATTATTTTACTGGTGCTACCGACCATTGTAACCGGCATAGTTGCTCTGCTTACGTTGCTTACCAAACGTGGCTTTGATATGCTCGCTAGCTTGCGTAAACAGGGTCTACGACAAATTGATACTCGTTTGGTTACCACTTTTTTGTATTCGTGCATCAGCCTTGTTATAACAGGATTGATTGTCCTCCTTGCGCTAGGTTTAGCCTTTTTCTGCTCAAATGGCGACCTAGGAGAACACCGCCTCAAAGGAGTGGGAGTCCATGTGACGGAATCGGCAGCAGTATTCGCACGCGATATCTCAGTAGGCCTGTTGGCTCCTTGGTTGATGCTACTGCTGGTGTCCGCTCTAGTGTTGCTATGGAATTCCACAATAGATAGTCTGCACAGGAGTGTGACACTTGTATCTGCGGTTCCGGCTTCACTAAATTCATACGAAAGTAGCGATAAATCTCAGACACGAATCAGCGGAACCGATACTTCTTCCCAGCCGTCTCATACGGTTCAAACAGTCAATAAAACATCTCATTCGGATGCTCCGGGCCAAAGTTCGGGTCAGTAG
- a CDS encoding DUF3017 domain-containing protein has protein sequence MTPVARHAHGPHTSHQTHEPNEPDDQSQVRGHTSAVSERNEGRPIAEWIVAIVVALAAVLAAMGFTGVGIGLFALVSFCLAGLRLVLKERSPWKVRSVGFDFVVCLGLGIGLVVTYLSILFIL, from the coding sequence ATGACACCTGTAGCACGCCATGCTCATGGCCCTCACACCTCTCATCAGACTCATGAGCCCAACGAGCCCGATGACCAATCTCAGGTTCGAGGGCACACGTCGGCTGTGTCAGAGCGTAACGAAGGTAGACCCATTGCTGAATGGATTGTTGCGATTGTGGTTGCTTTAGCGGCTGTGCTTGCAGCAATGGGATTTACCGGCGTTGGTATAGGTCTGTTTGCGCTTGTTTCCTTCTGCCTAGCCGGGCTCCGCCTCGTATTAAAAGAGAGGAGCCCGTGGAAGGTTCGTTCAGTCGGATTCGACTTCGTTGTCTGCCTTGGCTTGGGAATCGGCCTTGTGGTGACTTACCTGAGTATCTTGTTTATCTTGTGA
- a CDS encoding phosphatidylinositol mannoside acyltransferase translates to MISALLTAIVHHADRIPERAARWAFTRAADFVWLLHLGSVSQLERNLRHVMGPVSHKRLRQVSREGLRSYFAYFCEALTVGGRSQEELLARIRTEGTGFPEPSLSNIKDASLPIAMGHQGNWDYAGFWAGQALGPVTTVAERLADPQLLEDFAQIRRGLGMHILLTGQPGLTQTLTQQVLQEGQVVPLLADRDLSRNGVFVRAFDSYIRVAAGPAVIALDAKLPLYTVNMHRESLATDKRSQAHCDSGYVCSIDGPIDIERYLAMPRQQAVQELTQAWVDQWAEGIRKFPQDWHMMQPIFIEDLDLNRLHQVPDNLRQLMEERAASTTARNQHE, encoded by the coding sequence ATGATTTCAGCCCTACTTACGGCGATTGTCCACCACGCCGATCGGATTCCAGAGCGAGCAGCCCGATGGGCCTTTACCCGAGCGGCCGATTTCGTGTGGCTGCTTCATCTAGGTAGCGTCTCCCAACTGGAGCGCAACCTGCGTCATGTGATGGGGCCTGTTTCTCACAAGCGTTTACGACAAGTCAGTCGAGAAGGTCTACGCTCTTATTTTGCGTATTTTTGCGAAGCTCTAACTGTTGGAGGGCGAAGTCAAGAGGAACTTTTAGCTCGTATTCGCACTGAAGGTACCGGCTTCCCCGAGCCTTCGCTCAGCAATATCAAAGATGCGTCTCTGCCCATCGCTATGGGGCACCAAGGTAATTGGGATTACGCCGGCTTTTGGGCTGGTCAAGCATTAGGCCCAGTTACTACGGTGGCTGAACGCTTGGCTGATCCGCAGCTATTAGAAGATTTTGCTCAGATTCGCCGGGGATTGGGCATGCATATTCTGCTCACAGGGCAGCCTGGATTAACCCAGACTTTGACTCAACAAGTTCTGCAAGAAGGCCAAGTCGTGCCTCTTTTGGCAGACCGTGATTTGAGCCGCAATGGTGTTTTCGTTCGGGCTTTTGATTCTTATATCCGTGTGGCTGCCGGGCCAGCGGTTATCGCGCTAGACGCAAAACTGCCTCTGTACACAGTTAATATGCACCGCGAATCTTTGGCGACTGACAAGCGTTCTCAAGCGCATTGCGATTCTGGTTACGTCTGCTCAATTGATGGGCCTATTGATATTGAGCGGTATTTAGCTATGCCACGCCAGCAAGCTGTGCAGGAACTCACGCAAGCCTGGGTTGACCAATGGGCTGAGGGCATCCGCAAATTTCCGCAGGACTGGCATATGATGCAGCCGATTTTTATCGAGGATTTGGACCTTAACCGTCTTCATCAGGTGCCTGACAATCTTCGGCAACTTATGGAAGAGCGGGCTGCATCCACGACCGCTAGGAATCAGCATGAATAA
- the ruvB gene encoding Holliday junction branch migration DNA helicase RuvB: MGQEQDESLRMVSAAPLDAEPVSDEELRPHSLQGFIGQPRLKAQLELFLQAAQKREVPPDHILLAGPPGLGKTTLAMIVAHELGVPIRITSGPAIQHAGDLASILSSLEVGEVLFIDEIHRLPRAAEELLYIAMEDFRVDVMVGKGPGASSIPLSLPRFTVIGATTREGMLPSPLRARFGFTAHLDFYPCEELEKLIERSAAVLGIDITALACAQLSKRSRGTPRIANRLLRRVRDWAVVHDLRQVGPEDVEAALSLYQIDSEGLDRLDLAVIEAIVRSFGGGPVGLNNLSAMVGEESETVETVCEPYLVREGFLVRTPKGRVATQKAWSHLGLEAPEDVTKLF, translated from the coding sequence ATGGGGCAAGAGCAAGATGAATCACTGCGCATGGTATCTGCAGCTCCACTCGATGCTGAACCAGTCAGCGATGAAGAGCTGCGACCGCATAGCTTGCAAGGCTTTATCGGTCAGCCTAGGCTGAAAGCACAGTTGGAGCTGTTCTTGCAAGCTGCTCAAAAGCGAGAAGTGCCGCCAGACCACATCCTCTTAGCCGGCCCTCCTGGATTGGGTAAAACGACTCTCGCTATGATTGTGGCTCATGAGCTCGGGGTGCCTATACGGATTACTTCAGGCCCAGCGATTCAACATGCTGGCGATTTAGCCTCTATTTTGAGCTCTCTAGAAGTGGGAGAGGTACTCTTTATCGACGAGATTCACCGTCTTCCTCGTGCCGCAGAAGAGCTGCTTTATATTGCTATGGAAGATTTTCGTGTCGACGTTATGGTCGGAAAAGGACCGGGTGCCTCATCGATTCCCCTTAGCTTACCTAGGTTTACAGTTATAGGTGCTACTACGCGCGAAGGTATGCTGCCCTCACCCTTACGAGCACGCTTTGGGTTTACCGCACATTTAGACTTTTACCCTTGCGAAGAGCTTGAGAAGTTGATTGAACGCTCTGCGGCCGTGCTCGGTATAGACATTACTGCACTGGCCTGCGCTCAACTGTCTAAGCGCTCTAGGGGCACGCCTCGCATTGCGAATCGTTTGCTACGCAGGGTTCGAGACTGGGCGGTCGTCCATGATTTGAGACAGGTCGGTCCTGAAGATGTTGAAGCAGCCTTGTCGCTCTATCAGATTGATTCCGAAGGTCTCGATCGTCTGGATTTGGCTGTAATTGAAGCGATAGTCCGAAGCTTTGGAGGTGGCCCGGTCGGATTAAACAACTTGTCGGCCATGGTTGGAGAAGAATCTGAAACAGTGGAGACTGTTTGCGAGCCTTACTTGGTAAGGGAGGGCTTCCTTGTCAGAACACCAAAGGGGCGAGTTGCCACGCAAAAAGCTTGGTCTCATTTAGGACTCGAAGCCCCTGAAGATGTCACTAAGCTGTTTTAG
- a CDS encoding adenine phosphoribosyltransferase, with protein MAQSGDISIQQLSAVGEEDAQYVVSLFKSVSGFPKEGILFRDFLPVLADPRGLSIISDALLRALPVSPDEFDAVAGLEARGFLIGPQIASSLGKGFIALRKSGKLPPPTLSQEYSLEYGTATIEMETDSVKPGERVLVVDDLIATGGSAQAAAKLIEQAGGEVAGFSFVMELEGLDGCEVLSNYPLSTLVSMPA; from the coding sequence ATGGCTCAGTCGGGCGACATTTCTATTCAGCAGCTCAGCGCCGTCGGCGAAGAAGATGCGCAATATGTAGTTTCCCTGTTTAAGAGTGTTTCCGGCTTCCCTAAAGAAGGCATTCTGTTTAGGGACTTCTTGCCAGTTTTGGCAGACCCTCGTGGTTTGTCTATTATTAGCGACGCTCTGCTGAGGGCCCTACCAGTTTCTCCTGACGAGTTTGATGCCGTGGCGGGGTTAGAAGCTCGTGGCTTCCTGATCGGCCCGCAGATTGCTAGCAGCTTGGGCAAGGGTTTCATTGCCCTGCGCAAGAGTGGAAAATTGCCGCCCCCGACCCTTTCGCAAGAATATTCTCTCGAATATGGTACAGCAACAATCGAGATGGAAACCGACTCGGTAAAGCCCGGCGAACGTGTTCTCGTAGTTGACGATTTGATTGCTACCGGTGGTTCAGCCCAGGCAGCTGCCAAACTCATTGAGCAAGCTGGGGGAGAGGTTGCTGGTTTCAGCTTCGTTATGGAGCTGGAAGGCCTCGACGGATGTGAGGTACTCAGCAACTATCCGCTTTCTACCCTTGTTTCGATGCCTGCCTAG
- a CDS encoding preprotein translocase subunit YajC yields the protein MQSNVSSMLFLIILILLMFGMSWWSTRKNKQRQGDIESFRRSLEPGTEVSTASGLLGTIVSVDLEKEQVVIDSEGTQSRWRIQAVTKPPVVPAYVHDDEVDENGNPLPAEAAEPSTDDSQAEVQELAEDQASSTQE from the coding sequence ATGCAGTCAAACGTATCGTCCATGCTTTTCCTCATCATCCTCATCCTCTTGATGTTTGGCATGTCTTGGTGGTCCACTCGCAAGAACAAGCAGCGTCAGGGAGACATCGAAAGCTTCCGCCGCTCCCTTGAGCCTGGTACTGAAGTATCGACGGCATCCGGACTGCTGGGCACTATCGTGTCTGTCGATCTGGAGAAGGAGCAGGTCGTTATTGACTCCGAAGGTACCCAGTCTCGCTGGCGCATCCAGGCTGTTACCAAGCCTCCTGTCGTGCCTGCTTATGTCCACGATGATGAAGTCGACGAAAATGGCAATCCTCTTCCTGCAGAAGCTGCCGAACCCAGCACCGATGATTCGCAAGCTGAGGTGCAAGAACTGGCAGAGGATCAAGCCTCTTCTACGCAAGAGTAG